One genomic segment of Rivularia sp. PCC 7116 includes these proteins:
- a CDS encoding metallophosphoesterase family protein, translating into MKSPLRLLTEPFLQFPTPTSIRVVWFTEFMGDGHAVSYGSNLLESVFTKNIRPIHLREDQQSRVGKQTADEQVYSYPVLREIWRHEAHLTDLTPGKRISYRITSIAENNELISSRTFTLEPAPLPGKPLKILLTSDHQIKPMVAANLQKVRETFKRIDAVFFAGDLVNIPDRASEWFDDNRGNAFFPCFQGRAKYVMNSDGEEKTYKGGQIIQNAPIFPCIGNHEVMGRFNTGKSLNEEFNDTIPRHVAQKLYGERTLEYNSFNTNTFEKIFSLPETDTGEKGYYAVSFGDIRLIVLYVTNMWRYPTAENSRRGKYAEPQEELNNPQNWGYGQHIYEPIAKGSTQYNWLVKELNSVEYQQAKYKIVMFHHPPHTLGDNIVPAYTDPVQIIEKDKKGNVTSVRYEYPKEKDYINRDLIPLLEKAKVQLVFYGHSHLWNRFVSPSGMHFLESSNVGNSYGAAYRDRKRSSLPDNHNDNYTKTGDPYGLKPVVPAIAPLFDENGQPLPYISSNEITVFSVFDTEQGTISSYRFDTSKPESEVIKFDEFHLTVDS; encoded by the coding sequence ATGAAGTCGCCATTAAGATTATTAACAGAACCATTTTTACAATTTCCGACTCCAACTTCAATTAGAGTTGTCTGGTTTACCGAATTTATGGGTGACGGACATGCAGTGTCTTACGGTAGTAACTTATTAGAAAGTGTCTTTACTAAAAATATTAGACCAATTCATTTAAGAGAAGATCAACAATCGCGAGTCGGAAAACAAACAGCAGATGAGCAAGTTTATTCGTACCCTGTTTTACGAGAAATTTGGCGGCATGAGGCTCACTTAACAGATTTAACTCCGGGTAAAAGAATTTCTTATCGAATCACAAGTATTGCTGAAAATAACGAGCTAATTAGCAGCCGGACATTTACTCTTGAACCTGCTCCACTACCAGGTAAACCCCTAAAGATTTTATTAACCTCCGACCATCAAATTAAGCCAATGGTAGCAGCTAACTTACAAAAAGTTAGAGAAACCTTTAAGCGAATAGACGCGGTTTTCTTTGCTGGCGATCTAGTCAACATACCAGATCGTGCTAGTGAATGGTTTGATGATAATCGCGGTAATGCTTTCTTTCCTTGTTTTCAGGGACGTGCTAAATACGTTATGAACTCGGATGGCGAAGAAAAAACTTACAAGGGGGGACAAATAATTCAAAACGCTCCCATATTTCCCTGTATTGGAAATCATGAAGTAATGGGACGCTTTAATACCGGAAAAAGCTTGAATGAGGAATTTAACGATACTATTCCCCGTCATGTTGCCCAGAAGCTGTATGGAGAGAGAACATTAGAATATAATTCATTCAATACCAATACTTTCGAGAAGATATTTAGTCTACCTGAAACTGACACAGGTGAAAAAGGTTACTATGCCGTCAGCTTTGGCGATATACGTTTGATAGTTTTATATGTAACTAATATGTGGCGATATCCTACGGCAGAAAACTCCCGTCGAGGAAAATATGCAGAGCCGCAGGAGGAATTAAATAACCCGCAAAATTGGGGATATGGACAGCATATTTACGAACCAATTGCTAAAGGCAGCACTCAATATAATTGGCTTGTTAAAGAACTTAACAGCGTTGAATATCAGCAAGCTAAATATAAGATAGTAATGTTTCATCATCCTCCACACACTTTAGGAGATAATATTGTACCTGCCTACACTGACCCAGTGCAAATAATAGAGAAGGACAAAAAAGGTAATGTGACATCGGTGCGATATGAATATCCCAAAGAGAAAGATTATATCAACCGTGACTTAATACCCTTGTTAGAAAAAGCCAAGGTACAGTTAGTATTTTACGGACATTCTCATTTGTGGAATCGTTTTGTAAGTCCCAGTGGAATGCATTTCTTGGAATCATCAAATGTAGGTAATTCCTATGGCGCGGCATATAGAGATAGAAAGCGAAGCAGTTTGCCAGATAATCATAATGACAATTATACAAAAACTGGCGACCCTTACGGATTAAAACCGGTAGTACCAGCAATCGCTCCACTTTTTGACGAAAACGGACAACCCTTACCTTATATTTCTAGTAACGAGATTACCGTATTCAGCGTCTTCGATACGGAACAAGGTACCATCAGTAGTTATCGTTTCGACACCAGTAAACCGGAATCTGAAGTCATTAAATTTGATGAGTTTCATTTAACAGTTGACAGTTAA
- the sbcC gene encoding exonuclease subunit SbcC, producing the protein MIPVQVTLKNFLSYQDASLDFSGLHTACICGSNGAGKSSLLEAITWVVWGESRAASEDDIIHTGAKDVRVDFTFEANGEIYRVIRTRRRGSSSALEFQIETQEGFKSLTSKGLRATQEVILSHIKLDYDTFINSAYLRQGRADEFMLKRPSERKEILAELLKLNQYDELEDKAKELSRQLKARGEELERTLGSIKTQLQQQETIAQQKTELETELNELQKLQGFDNIQLQNLQVIQHQRQGWEEQLHFVRQQYNNLTQDSKRLESEQSSLKAQLDSLKGLLNREAEIKAGYAHYQTLQSEEESMGALFAQYTRASQLRQQKLSQLSKHIQGIERQLQQSQAQLEALQQQEKDIERTLKHTGDVETALEKLKAARGHLSHLDNLQMQVSPLLQQRSLLQTELHRTQAGIVARVEQLETTHRQLQNQSRRQPQIQQAVMEVETKIEQLDKDKVYLQRLQEKGLEKRSFMERLHAQQREYERLLGELEQKLQMLQNPDAICPLCERPLDEHHWNRVVDKTEVEYNDTQGQLWVFREQLAVSEREIQLFRQEYRSVNSKLSPYESLREQKGELAAQLQATSEVDQQIQQITDEKERLEVTLRLGDYAPQKQKELQELEEYLQQLDYNEQNHALARSEVEKWRWAEIKQGQIKDARKRQAQLAARKPEIQTTINQLEHQIELEQVDSEIARAIKELENQITHMGYDNERHNQIRIDVRQAQSWHLLHQQLVSALSQYPEIKKRSQHVEEALKARLSEKQQLATNINGIIAQLEQTTNPTAQIQDLEQKLANRRRQLDDKLGHLGRLQQQSQYLENLQIQHTEKQQQLKTVRSQQRVYQELAQAFGKNGIQALMIENVLPQLEAETNQLLSRLSANQLHVQFVTQRAGKTSKAKKKNAKLIDTLDILIADARGTRAYETYSGGEAFRINFAIRLALAKLLAQRAGAALQLLIVDEGFGTQDNEGCDRLIAAINAIAPDFACILTVTHMPHLKEAFAARIEVNKTQDGSKIRMMI; encoded by the coding sequence ATGATTCCGGTACAAGTAACATTAAAAAACTTTCTTAGTTATCAAGATGCAAGTTTAGATTTTAGCGGATTGCATACGGCGTGTATTTGTGGTTCTAATGGAGCTGGCAAGTCTTCGCTTTTAGAGGCTATCACCTGGGTAGTATGGGGTGAAAGCAGAGCCGCTTCAGAGGACGATATTATCCACACTGGAGCCAAAGATGTCCGAGTCGATTTTACTTTTGAAGCAAACGGAGAAATTTATAGAGTAATTCGGACTCGCCGTCGGGGTTCTAGTAGCGCTTTAGAGTTTCAAATTGAGACACAAGAGGGGTTTAAGTCCCTGACAAGTAAAGGTTTAAGGGCGACTCAAGAGGTAATCCTTAGTCATATTAAGCTAGATTACGATACTTTTATTAATTCTGCTTACTTGCGTCAGGGGCGAGCTGATGAGTTCATGCTCAAGCGTCCAAGCGAGCGTAAAGAGATTTTAGCCGAGTTATTAAAGTTAAATCAATACGATGAGCTTGAAGACAAAGCCAAAGAGTTATCCCGTCAGTTAAAAGCGCGAGGAGAAGAATTAGAGCGTACTCTAGGCTCGATCAAAACTCAACTCCAACAGCAAGAAACTATTGCTCAACAAAAAACCGAATTAGAAACTGAACTCAACGAACTACAAAAGTTACAGGGTTTTGATAATATCCAGTTGCAAAATTTGCAGGTTATCCAACATCAGCGACAAGGTTGGGAAGAACAGTTACATTTTGTTCGCCAGCAATATAACAATCTCACTCAAGATAGCAAGCGTCTGGAAAGCGAGCAATCTAGTTTGAAAGCTCAACTTGATTCTTTAAAAGGATTATTAAATCGAGAAGCAGAAATCAAAGCCGGATATGCCCATTATCAAACTCTGCAATCTGAGGAAGAATCAATGGGGGCTTTGTTTGCACAATATACCCGTGCTTCTCAATTACGCCAGCAAAAACTTTCTCAGCTGAGCAAGCATATTCAAGGAATTGAGCGGCAGTTGCAGCAATCTCAAGCACAATTAGAAGCGCTACAGCAACAGGAAAAAGATATCGAGCGGACTCTCAAGCATACTGGTGACGTAGAAACAGCGCTAGAAAAATTGAAAGCGGCTCGCGGGCATTTAAGCCATTTAGATAATTTGCAAATGCAGGTTTCTCCTTTGTTGCAGCAGCGCTCCTTATTGCAAACCGAGCTACATCGCACTCAAGCAGGGATAGTAGCCCGAGTTGAACAGCTAGAGACTACACATAGACAACTGCAAAACCAATCTCGCAGGCAACCGCAAATCCAGCAAGCGGTTATGGAAGTAGAAACGAAGATTGAACAGTTAGATAAAGATAAGGTTTATCTGCAAAGACTACAGGAAAAAGGACTGGAAAAACGGAGTTTTATGGAGCGTTTGCACGCTCAGCAGCGCGAATACGAACGGCTCTTAGGTGAGTTAGAACAAAAATTGCAAATGTTGCAAAACCCCGATGCGATTTGTCCTTTATGCGAGCGTCCTTTAGATGAGCATCACTGGAATCGAGTAGTGGATAAAACTGAGGTTGAATACAACGATACTCAGGGGCAATTATGGGTATTTCGCGAACAGCTAGCAGTCTCAGAGCGAGAAATTCAGCTATTTAGGCAGGAATATCGCAGTGTTAACAGTAAATTATCTCCCTATGAATCTTTACGCGAGCAAAAAGGAGAATTAGCCGCACAACTGCAAGCAACTAGTGAAGTTGACCAACAGATACAGCAAATTACTGATGAAAAAGAAAGATTAGAAGTAACTTTGCGCCTAGGTGATTATGCCCCCCAAAAGCAAAAAGAATTGCAGGAGTTAGAAGAGTATTTACAACAGCTTGATTACAACGAACAGAATCATGCTTTAGCTCGTAGCGAAGTTGAAAAATGGCGATGGGCAGAAATTAAACAAGGACAAATTAAAGATGCACGCAAGCGACAAGCGCAGTTAGCAGCGAGAAAACCGGAAATTCAAACAACTATTAATCAATTAGAACATCAAATCGAATTAGAGCAAGTTGATTCCGAAATTGCCAGAGCTATCAAAGAATTAGAGAATCAAATTACTCATATGGGTTACGATAACGAACGTCATAACCAAATTCGCATAGATGTAAGACAAGCTCAATCTTGGCATTTGCTGCATCAGCAATTAGTTTCAGCCCTTTCCCAATATCCCGAAATCAAAAAGCGATCGCAACATGTAGAGGAAGCTTTAAAAGCTAGGTTGAGCGAAAAACAGCAGTTAGCGACAAATATTAACGGTATTATTGCTCAGCTTGAACAAACCACCAACCCCACTGCTCAAATTCAAGATTTAGAACAGAAATTAGCTAACCGTCGTCGTCAACTCGACGATAAACTCGGTCATTTAGGACGTTTACAGCAGCAGTCTCAATATTTAGAAAATTTGCAAATTCAGCATACCGAAAAGCAACAGCAACTCAAAACAGTGCGATCCCAGCAGCGGGTTTATCAGGAATTAGCCCAGGCATTTGGTAAAAATGGTATCCAAGCATTAATGATTGAAAACGTCTTGCCACAGCTTGAAGCCGAGACAAATCAATTACTTTCCCGACTAAGTGCCAATCAATTACACGTACAATTCGTTACACAAAGGGCGGGTAAAACCAGTAAAGCCAAAAAGAAAAATGCCAAATTAATAGACACCTTAGATATTTTAATCGCCGATGCTAGAGGCACCCGAGCCTACGAAACCTATTCTGGTGGAGAAGCTTTTAGAATTAACTTTGCAATTCGTTTAGCATTAGCCAAATTACTAGCGCAGCGAGCCGGAGCAGCATTGCAATTACTGATAGTTGATGAAGGATTCGGTACTCAAGATAATGAAGGATGCGACAGATTAATCGCAGCAATCAATGCCATAGCTCCCGACTTTGCCTGCATTCTCACAGTAACTCATATGCCCCACCTAAAAGAAGCCTTCGCCGCTCGCATTGAAGTCAATAAAACTCAAGATGGTTCTAAAATACGGATGATGATTTGA